From the Pseudomonas monsensis genome, the window CGATCGACAGGATCGGCCAGCGCAGTTCGTAGAAGGTCTCTTTCAAAGTGGTCAGACCAGTTCTGAAATTGATCTTCAGCACCAGCATCGAGATCAGTGCGGAGAAGAAAATCGCCGTGCCGGTCGCGGAAATCGGGTCGAGTTTGAACACCGCTGGAATGGCAGTCGGAGTGGCCACGATCGGTGCGGTTTTGATCACCATTTGATCAAGGTGCGGGATCGCGAAGTTGAACACCCAGCTGTACATCGAGCCGCCAGCGGCGAACATCGCTTTGAAAGGCTTCAGCGTCCAGATCGTCACCAGCACGGTGAGAATCAGGAATGGCGACCAGGCTTTGAAAATTTCCCCGAGGCTGTAAGGCGAAGCCACAGTGGTGCGTTTCTGGCCGAAACCGCCGACGCTGGCGGTGATCGCTGCGCTCGACGTGGCGCCGGCGATTTGCGCGCCTGCGGTGCGTTTTGGCTGCCAGATTTTCAGGAACAGGGTCAGCGATATCAGGCTGGCCAGCGCCGAGGTTATGTCCGGCAATTCTGGTCCAATGAAGTTCGAGGTGAAGTATTGGGTGATGGCGAAGCTCAGGCCTGCCACCAGCGCTGCCGGCCAGGTTTCACGCACGCCACGCAGGCCGTCCATCATGAACACCAGCCAGAACGGCACGAACAGCGACAGCAGCGGCAGTTGGCGACCGGTCATGGCGCCGATCTTGAACGCATCAATGCCGGTCACTTGCCCGGCAACAATGATTGGAATCCCCAAGGCGCCGAAGGCAACCGGTGCAGTGTTGGCGATCAGGCACAGGCCGGCGGCATATAGCGGGTTGAAACCCAGGCCGACCAACAGCGCGGCAGTAATCGCCACGGGCGCGCCGAAACCGGCGGCACCTTCCAGAAATGCACCGAAGCAGAAACCGATCAGCAGCACCTGCAGGCGCTGGTCGTCGGTGATCGACAGCACCGAACTGCGAATGACCTCGAACTGACCACTCTTGACCGTCAGTTTGTAGAGGAACACCGCCGCCACAATGATCCAGGCAATCGGCCACAGACCATAGGCAAAGCCGTATCCCGCCGCAGCGAAGGCCATGTCGACCGGCATGTGGAAAGCGAAAATCGCCACAGCAATCGACAAGGCGAGCGTGATGCTGCCGGCCACATGACCTTTGAGGCGGAACACCGCCAGCGCGAGGAAAAAGAAAACGATGGGAATGACGGCCGCGAGAGCGGACACGCCGAGACTGCCGAGCGGGCTGTAGAGCTGTTGCCAGGTTTGCATATGGGGTGGCCCCTAATTGTTGTTGGTCAGGCACTGTCAGCGTTCTTGGTTAATTGGTAATACCAATTTACAATCGCTGTTGGCTAGGGTAAAAGCCTTGATGGCGGTGTGTCAATTTGCCGCCCTAAAACTTTTGTCGAACAAGCGGTGCAGATGGCAACTGATCCGGTTCGGGCGGGTGGTGTTTGGTAGGTGTCGGCAAGGCGCCGATAGGCCAGAATAGAGAGCCCGGCGAGCGGTCGGGGTCGTGGAGAAATGAGCTATGGGGTTTGATCAGATTCGGCAGCGCCGTTTGTCTGACGATATTGTCGAGCGACTCGAGGGGATGATTCTCGAGGGCACGCTGAAGTCGGGGGAGCGGCTTCCGGCGGAACGCACGCTGGCCGAACAATTTGGCGTATCACGGCCGTCGCTGCGCGAGGCGATCCAGAAACTGGCGGCCAAAGGCTTGCTGGTCAGTCGTCAGGGCGGTGGCAACTATGTGGTGGAAAGTCTCGGTTCGACCTTCAGTGATCCACTGCTGCAACTGCTCGAAAGCAATCCCGAGGCGCAGCGCGATTTACTGGAATTTCGGCACACTCTGGAGGCATCGTGCGCCTATTACGCTGCATTGCGTGCCACCGATGTCGACCGTGAGCGGCTGACCGCAGCGTTCGAAGAGTTGCAGGATTGTTATTCGCGTCACGACGAAGTCAGTCGGGCAGAAGAGGGCGCGGCGGACGCAAAATTCCATCTGGCGATTGCCGAGGCCAGTCATAACGCGGTGTTGCTGCACACCATTCGCGGGCTGTTCGATCTGCTCAAGCGTAACGTCGTGACCAACATCGGCGGCATGTACAAACAGCGCACGGAAACCCGCGACATGCTGATCACTCAGCACCGGGAATTGTATCTGGCGATCATCGAAGGTCGCGCGGAGCAGGCGCGAGAAGTGTCCAGTCGGCACATTCTGTATGTGCAGGAAGTGCTGGAAGAGGTGCGGCAGGAGGTTCAGCGCATGGCCCGGGCGGAGCGGCGCAAGGGGATGTGATCAGTTAGTTCGGTGTTGATGCTGCAATAGCTTTCGCGAGCAAGCTCGCTCCCACATTGAAATGCATTCCAAGGTGGGAGCGAGCTTGCTCGCGAATACGCTCTAAAGGCAGAAGAAATCAGTCTTCCTTGCCCTTGTTGCGCACGGCGCGCTGCAATTCGCGACCGGCATCGCGCTCGCGCTCGGTGTCGCGCTTGTCGTATTCCTTCTTGCCCTTGCCCAGAGCAATTTCGCACTTGACCATGTGCTTGCTCCAGTACCAGGACAGGCATACGCAGGCGTAACCCTTTTGCTGCACGGCGGCGGCGAGTTTTTCCAGCTCGCGGCGGTTGAGCAGCAATTTGCGTGTGCGCACCGGGTCTGCGATGACGTGGGTGCTTGCGGTCATCAGAGGCGTGATGTGACTGCCGAGCAGCCACGCTTCGCCATCCTTGAGCAGGACATAGCTGTCGACCAGCTGTAGCTTGCTTGCCCGCAGACTTTTTACTTCCCAGCCGGCCAGGACCAGACCAGCCTCGAACTTATGCTCGATGAAGTAATCGTGTCGCGCCTTTTTGTTCTGCGCGATGGTCCCTGTTGGGTGTTTCTTCTGTTTAGCCATAGGGGCGGCATTATATGGAGTTGTTCCGCTGTCGGCTACGGTGATGCTGCGTGCTTGAGCAGGTTGAGTGAATCCCGGACAATGCGGCCTCTTTTTCTAACGCTTGGGCGTGATAAACGATGTCGACAGACAAGGTTTCTGTCCACGGCAGTTGGGCTAGCCGCTGGGTATTCATACTCGCCGCGACCGGTTCGGCCGTGGGACTGGGTAGTATCTGGAAATTCCCCTACATGGTCGGGGTCTACGGCGGCGGTGCCTTTGTGCTGATGTTTCTGGCGTGCATCGCGTTGATCGGTGTTCCGGTCATGCTCGCTGAAACCCTGATCGGTCGTCGTGCCCGGCAAAGTCCGGCGAACGCCCTGAAGGTCCTGGCGCTCGATGCCGGGCATTCGGCCAAGTGGTCGTGGGGCGCCTTTGCCGGGATGATCACGGCGCTGCTGATCCTGTCTTTCTATAGTGTGGTCGGCGGCTGGTCGCTGGATTACATCGTTGACATGGGGCGCGGGGACTTTCAGGGCGCCACGGCCGACCAGGTCGGCGCTTATTTCGGCAAGGTCATTGCCGATCCGTGGCGCCTGACACTTTGGCACACGATTTTCATGCTGCTGTCAGCGGTGGTGATCGCCAAAGGGGTGGTCGCCGGGCTTGAGCGCAGCCTGCGCATCATGATGCCGCTGCTGTTCGTGATGGTGCTGGTGCTGCTGGGTTACAGCATGACCACCGGGCATTTCATGGAAGGCGTGCATTTCATGTTCGACTTCCACCCGGAAAAAGTCCTCGACGGCTTGTTGCCGGCCATGGGCCACGCGTTCTTCTCGCTGAGCGTCGGTGTTGGCTCGATCATGATCTACGGCGCCTACATGCCTAAGGATGCGTCGTTGTCCGGTACGGTGGTCGGCGTCGCACTGCTCGATACCTTTGTGTCGCTGGTGGCCGGTCTGGCGCTGTTCCCGATTGTGTTTGCCGGCGGACTGAACCCTAGCGAAGGCCCAGGCCTGATGTTCGTCAGCCTGCCATTTGCTTTTGGTAACGTGGCATTCGGTCAGTTGATGGGCGTGGTGTTCTTTGTGCTGGTGGCGATTGCGGCGTGGAGTTCGGCGATTTCCCTGCTGGAGCCGATGGTGGCCTATCTGGTTGAGCGCACGAAAATCAGCCGCGCCTGGGTTACTTTCTGGCTGGCATTCATTTGCTGGTTCGTTGGTCTGGGCACGGTGTTCTCCTTCAATATCTGGAAGGAGGCCAAATTTTTCGTGAACGAAGGCGGAATGTTCCATCTCTACCAATGGGGGGCGGCGGGCGGTCTGGACTTCTTCGGCGTGATCGATTTCTTCACCTCGCGGATCATGCTGCCGCTCGGTGGCCTGTGTTTTGTGCTGTTTGCCGGTTGGGTGATGGGGCGTGAGGCGGTGCGTGACGAGTTGTCGATTCGCAATCCGGCGCTGTTTGCCCTGTCTTTGTTCTTGATGCGCTACGTGGCGCCTATCGGCATTCTTGTAGTATTTGCCGCTCAGCTCTGGAAGTAACGCTTACATGACGACACATATTCAACGATCAGCGCTGCTGCCGTACCCGGCGCAATTTCTCTACGACCTGGTCAACGACGTGGCGCGTTATCCGGAGTTTCTGCCGTGGTGCTCGTCTGCCGAAGTGCTGGAAAGCTCGCCGGAACACATGCGCGCCAGCGTCGGCGTGGCCAAGGGGGGACTCAGTCAGCACTTTGTGACTCGTAATACGCTGGTGCCGGGGCAAGCGATCGAGATGAACCTTGAAGAAGGTCCGTTCAATCAGCTGCACGGTGTCTGGGTGTTCAAGGCGTTGAATGAGAAGGCTTGCAAGATCAGCCTGGATCTTTCCTTCGACTACGCCGGGCCGTTGGTGCGTGCGACCTTGGGGCCGCTGTTCAATCAGGCTGCGAATACTCTGGTGGACGCGTTCTGCCAGCGCGCCAAGCAGATGCATGGTTGAGCCGGTGATCGAGATAGAGGTCGTGTATGCGGCCGTTGAACGTCAGGTTTTGCGTACCGTCAGTGTGGCTGAAGGTTCGACAATACGGGCTGCGGTGCTCGCCTCGGGCATCGGTGAGGCGTTTCCCGAGCTGAATCTGGCGGATTGCCCTTTGGGGATCTTTGGCAAAGTGGTTGCCGATCCTCAGGTTCGCCTGGTTCAGGCGGGGGATCGTATTGAGATTTATCGCCCGTTGCTCGCTGACCCGAAAGAGGTACGGCGCTTGCGCGCAGCCAAGGCTGCCGAGGCGAAAGCTCGAAATCAGTGAGAGTGCCAAACGGCAGACAATAAAAAACCCGGAATTTCCGGGTTTTTTATTGCGTCGCAAATTATTGCGGCGAGGTGTCCAGGGGCTCTGGTGTCGGAACCGGAACGGTTTCTACACCATCGACGTCCTTCTGGATTTGATCCAGCAAGGAACCTGGCTTCACCGGTTTTTCCGGTTTTGGCTTCTCGGCGTTTTCAGCAGGAGCGGTCACCTTGGTGCCACTGTCCTTGCCGAGAATGGCTTCGTCACGGCTGACGCCCGGCATAAAGTCACCGGACAGGCTGACAAGCTGGTCGTTTGAGTTGAAAATAACGCTGACGCGTTCCTGTTGGCGTTCACCGCCACCCGGTTGCAGGCTGTACAGATAATCCCAGCGATCGGCATGGAACGTGTCGACAAGCAGAGGGTTGCCCATGATAAACCGTACTTGCGGCCGGGTCATTCCCGGGCGTAACTGGTCTATCATGTCCTGCGTGACGACATTGCCCTGCTGGATGTCGATTTTGTAAACCCCGGGGAATGAACAACCGGCGAGTGCGAGCAGTCCCACAAAGGTGAAACTGGTTAGCAAGAGCTTGGTGTTTTGCATCGGTGGGCGACTTCCACTATCTTGGCTGGGACAACGTAAACGCCGATCATACCCGCATTAAGAGAAGCTGCGAAGCAGCATCGCGAGAAAGCTGACCATGGTTGAAAATAGCGAACTACGCAAAGCCGGCCTCAAAGTGACCCTGCCACGGGTCAAGATCCTGCAAATGCTCGACTCTACCGAGCAGCGTCACATGAGTGCCGAGGACGTCTACAAGGCGTTGATGGAAGCGGGCGAAGACGTCGGTCTGGCCACGGTTTACCGTGTTCTGACCCAGTTCGAAGCCGCTGGCCTCGTGGTCCGTCACAACTTCGACGGTGGCCACGCGGTATTTGAATTGGCCGACGGCGGCCACCACGATCATATGGTCAACGTGGAAACCGGTGAGGTCGTCGAATTCGTCAGCCCGGAAATCGAAAAGCTCCAGAAGGCAATTGCCGAGGAGCACGGTGTTGATCTGGTAGATCACAATCTGGTGCTGTACGTACGCAAGAAAAAGTAAGCATGTCGCGCGAATTTCAGGTTCGCGAAACGAACGAAGGCGACCCAAGGGTCGCCTTCGTGCTTTCTGTCGTACCTGTTTCGGCGCTCAGGCTTTCGCGGTAACGACCATTTTCTTGGCGTGCGCCAGCGACTCCTTGGTCAGGTCGATCCCGCCCAGCATCCGTGCAACTTCTTCTATACGGTCGTTTTTGCTCAATTTGGAAACGGCGGTATGCGTCGCCTGTTCGCCGCGCACCTTGTGCACGAACAGATGTTGATGCCCTTGCGCCGCCACTTGCGGCAAGTGCGTCACGGTCAGGACCTGCCCGCGTTCGCCGAGCCGACGCAACAACTGGCCGACGATTTCAGCGGTTGGCCCGCCAATCCCCACATCCACTTCGTCGAATACCAGGGTCGGTACGCGAGAGGTTTGCGCGGTGATCACCTGAATCGCCAGGCTGATCCGCGACAGCTCACCACCGGAGGCCACTTTCGCCAGTGCCTTGAGCGGCTGGCCGGGGTTGGCGCTGACCAGCAGTTCGACCTGTTCGAGGCCGTTAGGCAATAGTTCGTCACTGCTATTGGCCCGCAGTTCGATGGTGAATCGACCACCAGGCATGCCCAGGCGCTGAATTTCCTGCTCAACCGCGCTGGCGAGACTGCCGGCGGCCTGATGGCGCAGATCGCTCAGCTCTCGGGCTTTTTCCTGATAGTGGCGGGCATAGGAAGCCAGTTCCTCGCCCAGGCGCTCGATGGATTCATCGTTGGCGTTGAGGGTTTCTATTTCATCCAGCAGCTTTTGCTGCATTTCTCCGACTTCGGTCGGCTGGATCCGGTGCTTGCGAGCCAAGGTATAGATCGCGTCGAGGCGCTCCTCCAAATATTGCAGGCGGGCCGGGTCGGCATCGAAGTTATCGAGGAAGCGATTGAGCTCGCCGAC encodes:
- the fur gene encoding ferric iron uptake transcriptional regulator, with the translated sequence MVENSELRKAGLKVTLPRVKILQMLDSTEQRHMSAEDVYKALMEAGEDVGLATVYRVLTQFEAAGLVVRHNFDGGHAVFELADGGHHDHMVNVETGEVVEFVSPEIEKLQKAIAEEHGVDLVDHNLVLYVRKKK
- a CDS encoding RnfH family protein; translated protein: MVEPVIEIEVVYAAVERQVLRTVSVAEGSTIRAAVLASGIGEAFPELNLADCPLGIFGKVVADPQVRLVQAGDRIEIYRPLLADPKEVRRLRAAKAAEAKARNQ
- the smpB gene encoding SsrA-binding protein SmpB is translated as MAKQKKHPTGTIAQNKKARHDYFIEHKFEAGLVLAGWEVKSLRASKLQLVDSYVLLKDGEAWLLGSHITPLMTASTHVIADPVRTRKLLLNRRELEKLAAAVQQKGYACVCLSWYWSKHMVKCEIALGKGKKEYDKRDTERERDAGRELQRAVRNKGKED
- a CDS encoding type II toxin-antitoxin system RatA family toxin, which encodes MTTHIQRSALLPYPAQFLYDLVNDVARYPEFLPWCSSAEVLESSPEHMRASVGVAKGGLSQHFVTRNTLVPGQAIEMNLEEGPFNQLHGVWVFKALNEKACKISLDLSFDYAGPLVRATLGPLFNQAANTLVDAFCQRAKQMHG
- a CDS encoding sodium-dependent transporter translates to MSTDKVSVHGSWASRWVFILAATGSAVGLGSIWKFPYMVGVYGGGAFVLMFLACIALIGVPVMLAETLIGRRARQSPANALKVLALDAGHSAKWSWGAFAGMITALLILSFYSVVGGWSLDYIVDMGRGDFQGATADQVGAYFGKVIADPWRLTLWHTIFMLLSAVVIAKGVVAGLERSLRIMMPLLFVMVLVLLGYSMTTGHFMEGVHFMFDFHPEKVLDGLLPAMGHAFFSLSVGVGSIMIYGAYMPKDASLSGTVVGVALLDTFVSLVAGLALFPIVFAGGLNPSEGPGLMFVSLPFAFGNVAFGQLMGVVFFVLVAIAAWSSAISLLEPMVAYLVERTKISRAWVTFWLAFICWFVGLGTVFSFNIWKEAKFFVNEGGMFHLYQWGAAGGLDFFGVIDFFTSRIMLPLGGLCFVLFAGWVMGREAVRDELSIRNPALFALSLFLMRYVAPIGILVVFAAQLWK
- a CDS encoding outer membrane protein assembly factor BamE, whose translation is MQNTKLLLTSFTFVGLLALAGCSFPGVYKIDIQQGNVVTQDMIDQLRPGMTRPQVRFIMGNPLLVDTFHADRWDYLYSLQPGGGERQQERVSVIFNSNDQLVSLSGDFMPGVSRDEAILGKDSGTKVTAPAENAEKPKPEKPVKPGSLLDQIQKDVDGVETVPVPTPEPLDTSPQ
- a CDS encoding lactate permease LctP family transporter; the encoded protein is MQTWQQLYSPLGSLGVSALAAVIPIVFFFLALAVFRLKGHVAGSITLALSIAVAIFAFHMPVDMAFAAAGYGFAYGLWPIAWIIVAAVFLYKLTVKSGQFEVIRSSVLSITDDQRLQVLLIGFCFGAFLEGAAGFGAPVAITAALLVGLGFNPLYAAGLCLIANTAPVAFGALGIPIIVAGQVTGIDAFKIGAMTGRQLPLLSLFVPFWLVFMMDGLRGVRETWPAALVAGLSFAITQYFTSNFIGPELPDITSALASLISLTLFLKIWQPKRTAGAQIAGATSSAAITASVGGFGQKRTTVASPYSLGEIFKAWSPFLILTVLVTIWTLKPFKAMFAAGGSMYSWVFNFAIPHLDQMVIKTAPIVATPTAIPAVFKLDPISATGTAIFFSALISMLVLKINFRTGLTTLKETFYELRWPILSIGMVLAFAFVTNYSGMSSTMALVLAGTGAAFPFFSPFLGWLGVFLTGSDTSSNALFSSLQATTAHQIGVNDTLLVAANTSGGVTGKMISPQSIAVACAATGLVGKESDLFRFTLKHSLFFATIVGLITLAQAYWFTGMLVH
- a CDS encoding FCD domain-containing protein; protein product: MGFDQIRQRRLSDDIVERLEGMILEGTLKSGERLPAERTLAEQFGVSRPSLREAIQKLAAKGLLVSRQGGGNYVVESLGSTFSDPLLQLLESNPEAQRDLLEFRHTLEASCAYYAALRATDVDRERLTAAFEELQDCYSRHDEVSRAEEGAADAKFHLAIAEASHNAVLLHTIRGLFDLLKRNVVTNIGGMYKQRTETRDMLITQHRELYLAIIEGRAEQAREVSSRHILYVQEVLEEVRQEVQRMARAERRKGM